A DNA window from Lentimicrobiaceae bacterium contains the following coding sequences:
- a CDS encoding OmpA family protein, with protein sequence MRNIKIILATLFLVTGMQGFSQIKKANRQFELYKYARAIPLYLKAAESRDDVVKKEATIKLADCYRFTNDVAEARSWYQRVTEFNDIEPVNFYYLGQAARSLQDYDQAKAAFEKYATLVPDDPKGKLYAGYCALMAEWSKKSPSAEVKNADNLNSTYSDFGPVFFEKGIVYTSDRNPSLLENKRYGWTNFNYLNLFQADPKYYKDFWGPMHNPTPMSSKFNQSYHDGPASFSDNFSKIFITRTVIDKVQRVKGAPLTYVLKIFYANLSEGKDGYIEFPYNSDSYSVGHPTISSDGKHLIFVSDKPGGSGGSDLYSSEFTGGKWSEPVNLGGVINSIGNEVFPTLVNDSLLYFASDGHPGYGGLDIFLSHLTNGKWSEPENLYAPLNSSYDDFAIAVSKDLKSGFFSSDRPGGKGSDDIYAFKNAAYPKMKEVEAQQIIAKDMNVSGYVKDKTTGTPLAGAQVFVLNTKTNKVRVLETNPEGFFTTPVEKDVLYVTKAVKPDYLTDCLNFKVDVTDTVTNQETPRDLLLDKLEVDKVFRVENIYYDLDKWFIREDAKPSLDNLVAILKQYPIRIELSSHTDCRASDEYNDELSQKRAEAAIRYIVLQGIDPSRLIAKGYGEKKLINKCQDGVQCTEEEHQANRRTEFKILSIDKPVLNQSLKPSLFKTGEEVDIYLFEPDFFNKCFETADTPENNQSALSGKTMSADKPSTETGLNNMVNNEICFGVQLLASASKISLTDPELKGIAHVQCYESGKWYKYIAGCEADYSNAVQLRKQIADKGFKDAFVVKIENGKIMAAR encoded by the coding sequence ATGAGAAATATTAAAATTATTCTTGCAACCCTGTTTCTGGTTACTGGCATGCAGGGATTTTCACAAATCAAGAAGGCCAACAGGCAATTTGAATTATACAAGTATGCCAGGGCAATTCCTTTGTATCTCAAAGCTGCTGAAAGCCGCGATGATGTTGTGAAAAAGGAAGCAACAATCAAACTTGCTGACTGTTATCGGTTTACGAATGATGTTGCCGAAGCAAGATCGTGGTATCAAAGAGTCACTGAATTCAATGATATTGAGCCGGTCAATTTTTATTATCTGGGACAGGCTGCCCGAAGCCTTCAGGATTATGATCAGGCTAAAGCAGCTTTTGAGAAATATGCAACATTGGTTCCTGATGATCCCAAAGGTAAACTGTATGCCGGTTATTGTGCTTTAATGGCTGAATGGTCAAAAAAATCACCCTCAGCTGAAGTTAAAAATGCTGATAATCTTAATTCAACTTATTCTGACTTTGGTCCGGTTTTCTTTGAAAAGGGCATCGTTTATACATCCGATAGAAACCCAAGCCTGCTCGAGAACAAAAGGTATGGTTGGACTAATTTTAATTATCTAAATCTGTTTCAGGCTGATCCTAAATATTACAAAGATTTCTGGGGGCCCATGCATAATCCAACCCCTATGTCATCAAAATTTAACCAGTCGTACCACGATGGACCTGCTTCATTTTCTGACAACTTCAGCAAAATTTTTATTACGCGCACTGTTATAGATAAAGTTCAAAGAGTTAAAGGTGCTCCTCTAACTTATGTTTTAAAGATTTTCTATGCAAATCTGAGCGAAGGAAAGGATGGATACATCGAATTTCCTTATAATAGCGATAGTTATTCTGTGGGCCATCCAACCATTTCTTCCGATGGAAAACATTTAATTTTTGTATCAGATAAACCCGGAGGTTCCGGAGGTTCCGATCTTTACTCATCAGAGTTCACTGGTGGCAAATGGAGTGAGCCTGTTAACCTGGGTGGAGTTATAAATAGCATCGGGAATGAGGTTTTTCCTACGCTGGTTAATGATTCGCTGCTCTATTTTGCTTCTGACGGACATCCCGGATACGGAGGCCTTGATATCTTTCTTTCCCATCTAACCAATGGAAAATGGAGTGAACCTGAAAACCTCTATGCACCGCTTAACTCTTCCTATGATGATTTTGCCATTGCAGTTTCAAAAGATTTAAAATCAGGCTTTTTTAGTTCCGACAGGCCTGGCGGTAAAGGCAGCGATGATATTTACGCTTTTAAAAATGCTGCTTATCCAAAAATGAAAGAGGTTGAAGCTCAGCAAATCATTGCAAAAGATATGAACGTGAGTGGCTATGTTAAAGACAAAACTACCGGAACGCCATTGGCCGGAGCTCAGGTGTTTGTGCTGAATACGAAAACAAATAAAGTCAGAGTACTCGAAACAAATCCGGAAGGTTTTTTTACTACTCCGGTCGAAAAAGATGTGCTTTATGTTACCAAAGCAGTTAAGCCTGACTATCTGACTGATTGTTTGAATTTCAAAGTTGATGTGACAGATACTGTCACAAATCAGGAAACACCCCGGGATTTGCTTCTTGATAAACTGGAAGTGGATAAAGTATTTCGCGTGGAGAATATTTATTATGATCTTGACAAGTGGTTCATCAGAGAAGATGCCAAGCCTTCACTCGATAACCTGGTGGCTATCCTCAAACAATATCCAATCCGGATCGAACTTTCTTCTCACACCGATTGCAGAGCCTCTGACGAGTATAATGATGAGTTATCTCAAAAAAGAGCTGAGGCTGCCATCAGATATATTGTCCTTCAGGGAATTGATCCTTCACGTTTGATAGCAAAAGGTTATGGAGAGAAAAAACTTATAAATAAATGCCAGGATGGTGTGCAATGTACTGAAGAAGAGCATCAGGCAAATCGCAGAACGGAGTTTAAAATTTTGTCTATCGATAAGCCAGTTCTGAATCAGTCATTAAAACCATCATTATTTAAAACGGGCGAAGAGGTAGATATTTATTTATTTGAACCTGATTTCTTTAACAAGTGTTTTGAAACTGCTGACACCCCTGAAAATAATCAATCTGCATTATCTGGCAAAACAATGTCAGCAGATAAACCATCAACGGAAACTGGTTTAAATAACATGGTTAATAATGAAATTTGCTTTGGTGTTCAGTTGCTGGCTTCTGCTTCAAAAATTAGTTTGACTGACCCTGAACTTAAGGGAATTGCCCATGTGCAATGTTATGAATCAGGAAAATGGTATAAATATATTGCAGGCTGTGAAGCTGATTATTCGAATGCGGTTCAGTTGCGTAAACAAATAGCTGACAAAGGTTTTAAGGATGCTTTTGTAGTAAAGATTGAAAACGGGAAAATTATGGCAGCCCGATAG
- a CDS encoding type IX secretion system membrane protein PorP/SprF — translation MKKITGLVFLLISFSAFAQQDPLFSQYMFNKLALNPAYAGSREMLTIDMLDRYQWVGIDGAPRTFTVAAHMATRNNKVGLGLYAYRDALGPTINQGLMATYAYRLLLGKGTLSFGLQGGFKYFDFDWRQMNVEDPDYTFNPQDVQRMIPDANFGVYYQNNRFFAGLSSKQLFQNEYGLAVVNEKTTYTKLLRHFYGMAGVAVPIDDKIVFRPSVLAKFVKNAPMQVDVNASLLFSNIFWIGASYRTEKAIVFMTEFRISEKFRVGYSYDIYLNELQPHNKGSHEIRLGIDLDLYKERMLTPRFFF, via the coding sequence ATGAAAAAGATAACCGGTTTAGTATTCCTGTTAATCAGTTTCTCGGCTTTTGCCCAGCAGGATCCGCTGTTTAGCCAGTATATGTTTAATAAACTGGCTTTAAACCCGGCTTATGCCGGTAGCCGCGAAATGCTCACCATTGATATGCTTGACAGGTATCAATGGGTGGGCATTGATGGAGCTCCCCGTACTTTTACTGTGGCCGCCCATATGGCAACCCGCAACAATAAGGTAGGATTGGGCTTATATGCATACCGTGATGCGCTCGGCCCGACAATAAATCAGGGGCTGATGGCTACTTATGCTTACAGGCTCTTATTGGGGAAAGGCACCTTGTCTTTCGGACTTCAGGGTGGATTTAAATACTTTGATTTCGATTGGAGACAGATGAATGTTGAAGATCCGGACTATACGTTTAATCCACAGGATGTGCAACGGATGATACCTGACGCCAACTTTGGGGTTTATTATCAGAATAACCGGTTTTTTGCAGGTTTGTCATCCAAACAACTTTTTCAGAATGAATATGGGCTGGCTGTTGTAAATGAGAAAACAACCTATACAAAGCTCCTCAGGCACTTTTATGGCATGGCCGGAGTGGCTGTCCCTATTGACGATAAAATTGTTTTCAGGCCTTCTGTGCTGGCTAAATTTGTGAAAAATGCCCCGATGCAGGTTGATGTGAATGCCAGTTTGTTGTTTAGTAACATTTTTTGGATTGGAGCATCTTATCGTACTGAAAAAGCCATAGTTTTTATGACAGAGTTCAGAATTTCTGAGAAGTTTAGGGTGGGCTATTCTTATGATATTTATCTGAATGAATTACAGCCTCATAACAAAGGTTCGCATGAAATCAGGCTGGGAATAGACCTCGATCTTTATAAAGAAAGAATGCTTACACCCAGGTTCTTTTTCTAG